In Planctomycetota bacterium, the genomic stretch CTTGGCGGCAATCTCGGCCCGGCACTTCGCGACTGTCCTCGTGCTGACGCCCAGCCTCACGGCGATCTGCTCCGAGTTCAGCCCCTCGGCCAGTAAGGCGAGCACCCTGCGCTCGCGCTCGGCGAGGGACCGGCTCTCGGACCCTGGGGGCGGCGCGGGGGCCGCCCGATAGCTCTCGACGAGCACGCTCGAGGCCTCCGGGCTCAGGTACACTCCCCCCGCCGCCACACTGCGGACCGCGTTGAGCAGAGCTACGCGATCGCACGTCTTCAGAAGGTAGCCGGTGGCGCCCGCCGCCAACGCCTGGCTCACGGCCTGCGCTTGAGCCAGGGCCGTCAATACCAGGATTCGGACGCTGGGCCAGCGCGCGGCAATCCGACTGATGGCGTGGGAGCCGCCGCCGCGCGGCTGCATCAGGTCCACAATGACCACATCGGGGTGCATCTGCCCGACCAGGCTCACCGTCGCGGCGGCATCCCCGGCCTCGCCGACGACTTCGATGTCAGGCTGTGCGTCCAGAAGCACGCGCAGGCACGCACGCACCAGTTCGTGATCTTCGGAGAGAATCACGCGGATCGGCCGCACCCGCGAGGTGTCGGGCATGTGCTCCGGGTTGTGTGCCATCTTCCCCCTCCTTCCCGGGCGGCCGTTGCGCTCGGGCGCGGCCTGCGGCACTGGCATCAGCACGTGGTCATCCCCTCCCTGATGGCGAACTTGGTCAGCTCCGCAATGCCGCGCAGCCCGACCTTCTCCATCAGACGCCCCCGGTGCTTCTCCACAGTGCGCGTGCTCAGGCACAGCTTGCGAGCGATCTCCTTCGAGCTGTAGCCGTCGGCGATCAGGGCCAGGACTTCACACTCACGGGCAGTGAGGCACTGCCGCGGCGACGGGGCCGCTCGGCGGCATCCCGCCACATAGTCCTCGCGCACGGCCCCGGCCACGGCAGGACTCAGATACGTCTGGCCCGCGGCCACGGCTCGGATCGCCTCGATGCACTCGGCGGCAGAGTTGGTCTGGAGCAGATAGCCGCAGGCGCCCGCCCTCAGGGCTTCGAGAACCAGCGGCGTGTTCCTGTGGGGTGAAAGCATGAGGACCCTGACCGAGGGCGCTGCTTCGCCGATGGCGCGCGTGGCCTCCACCCCCGAGAGGCCGGGGAGGTCCGTGCTCATCAGGATGATGTCGGGAACGAGCTGTGCAGCGATGCGAACCGCTTCCCCACCGTCCTGAGCCTCGCCCACCACCTCCAGCTCAGGCTCGGCCGAGAGCAGACTGCGGAGTCCCTCGCGGATGATGCGGTGCTCGACAGCGATCAGCAGTCGCACCATGGCCCCTCCGCCTTGCGTGCCCTGACGCCCACCGCGTAGCTGCTCCCACCGCACTACGATGCCGCGCGCGGGCTGCAACCCTTGGTCAATGCCTAGTAGATGCTACCACGACTTCGCGGCCATGTCAACTGAACGACCGGGCGATGTGCCCTGGATCGCGCGCGGGGCGCTACCATCTCGGGAGAGGTACGCGCGCGCTGTGGGCAATCCCCAGGCATGTGCGCAGAGGCAGATGGTCCGGCAGGGCCTCACGCCGTGAGCGAACTCGGTCGCCGGCCGACACCACGTTGCTTCGCGTGACCGCTCGACACTGGCAAGGGGGCCATTCGTTTCTTGGGCCCAAAGGCCAGCCCACCGGGGCCGTCACGCCCCGGCGGGCTGGCAGGCGGTCTCGTGTGTCGAACTCGCTCGGTGCGCTATGCGGAGCGACGGCGGCGTCGCACCAACGCCAGGGCGCCCAGACCCAGGAGCGCCAGTGTGCCGGGCTCGGGGACCAGGATGACCTCCACCCCCGTGAGGTAGATGCCGCTCGGGTAGCTCAGCGGGTTCACCAGCAACTTGGCGTCGCTGATGTCCCACATGTACTTGAACCCTGGATCGTCCAGGTTGCCGATCTGGATGAGGTATTGGAGCGGGTTGCTCAGGGCGTTCCAGGGCTGGCCGGCCACGGTGAGGCTGCCGCTGAAGAGGAAGATGGGGACGATGTCGCCTGGCAGGAGGTTGCCACCCTGGCCGAACAGCTCGAGGGTGAAGGCCCTGTCGAAGCGCAGGTCGCCCACGATGGTCACGAGGTCGTTGCTGAACTTGCTGAAGCTCCACTCGTAGTTGAGGCGATCCCCAAGCGTGAGTGGTCCGGTGATGTTGGCCGTGCCCGTGCCGTTCGGGTTGGGCACCAGCGAGTAGTCAATGACCACCCCACCCGGGGCGTTGATTTGGGCGCCGCCGACGAAGGTGGCGGTGCTGAACCCGACCGGGTTGCTGTTGCCCACGACGATCTGCGTGCCATCGGCCATGTTCAGGTTGCCGAAGCGTGCGGCGCC encodes the following:
- a CDS encoding response regulator transcription factor produces the protein MAHNPEHMPDTSRVRPIRVILSEDHELVRACLRVLLDAQPDIEVVGEAGDAAATVSLVGQMHPDVVIVDLMQPRGGGSHAISRIAARWPSVRILVLTALAQAQAVSQALAAGATGYLLKTCDRVALLNAVRSVAAGGVYLSPEASSVLVESYRAAPAPPPGSESRSLAERERRVLALLAEGLNSEQIAVRLGVSTRTVAKCRAEIAAKTGLRGIAELTRLAIAEGLAPAGPVPAGAPASQLPATAGQ
- a CDS encoding response regulator transcription factor, whose product is MVRLLIAVEHRIIREGLRSLLSAEPELEVVGEAQDGGEAVRIAAQLVPDIILMSTDLPGLSGVEATRAIGEAAPSVRVLMLSPHRNTPLVLEALRAGACGYLLQTNSAAECIEAIRAVAAGQTYLSPAVAGAVREDYVAGCRRAAPSPRQCLTARECEVLALIADGYSSKEIARKLCLSTRTVEKHRGRLMEKVGLRGIAELTKFAIREGMTTC